One Trachemys scripta elegans isolate TJP31775 chromosome 4, CAS_Tse_1.0, whole genome shotgun sequence genomic region harbors:
- the MRPL21 gene encoding 39S ribosomal protein L21, mitochondrial isoform X2: MIATGQYGRLFAVVHFASKQWKVTSEDLILMENMLPAECGDRIRLEKVLLVGADDFTLIGKPLLGKDLVRVEATVIEKTESWPRINMKFWKRHNYQRKKIIVQPQTVLRINTIEIAPCLS, from the exons ATGATTGCCACTGGGCAGTATGGAAGGCTCTTTGCTGTGGTTCACTTTGCCAGTAAGCAGTGGAAGGTAACCAGCGAAgatttgattttaatggaaaacaTGCTGCCAGCTGAATGTGGAGACCGAATCCGACTGGAGAAG GTTTTGCTGGTTGGTGCCGATGACTTCACGCTTATTGGAAAGCCACTTCTGGG gaaaGATCTTGTCCGTGTGGAAGCCACAGTTATCGAAAAAACAGAATCTTGGCCAAGAATTAACATGAAATTTTGGAAAAGACACAATTATCAAAGGAAGAAAA TTATCGTGCAGCCACAGACGGTCCTCCGGATAAACACCATAGAAATTGCTCCCTGCTTGTCATGA